The proteins below come from a single Dinghuibacter silviterrae genomic window:
- a CDS encoding DUF2911 domain-containing protein: MPINYVTTLALAFASLTLQAQPVTTPRPSPAASVTQTIGISKVTVDYSRPSVKGRAIWGGLVPYGWNKQGFGAGNDAPWRAGANENTVLHLTHAATVEGQAVPAGDYGLFFTINQDQTGEVILSKDYRSWGSFWYDPAKDQMRAKINLRAIPMTEMLTYDFQDITKTSAELVLNWEKVQFPVKIEFAVDDIVMANAAAELKGPTGFGWQGYASAAAYALANKIALDQALTWVNQAVAIEPNFTDLNTKAGVLRAMGKTPDADAAMQDALKLGSENELNNYGYQLLQQNQQDRAIEVFVLNTQRHPTSANVFDSLGEAYALKGDMKNAILNFKKSLSMNPPAATKANSEKYLKQLGAM; this comes from the coding sequence ATGCCTATTAACTATGTGACCACGCTGGCACTGGCTTTCGCCAGCCTGACGCTCCAGGCGCAACCCGTCACGACGCCCCGCCCCAGCCCCGCGGCGTCCGTCACCCAAACCATCGGGATCTCCAAAGTCACCGTCGACTACTCCCGCCCCTCGGTCAAAGGCCGGGCGATCTGGGGTGGCCTGGTCCCCTATGGTTGGAACAAACAAGGTTTTGGCGCGGGGAACGACGCCCCCTGGCGGGCGGGCGCCAACGAAAACACCGTCCTGCACCTGACGCACGCGGCCACCGTTGAGGGGCAGGCGGTGCCCGCGGGTGACTATGGCCTTTTTTTTACCATCAATCAGGACCAGACGGGCGAAGTCATCCTCTCGAAAGACTACCGTTCCTGGGGAAGCTTCTGGTATGATCCCGCCAAGGACCAGATGCGGGCAAAGATCAACCTGCGCGCCATCCCGATGACGGAAATGCTCACCTATGACTTCCAGGACATCACCAAGACCTCGGCCGAGCTTGTGCTTAACTGGGAAAAAGTACAGTTCCCCGTGAAGATCGAGTTTGCCGTGGACGACATCGTGATGGCCAATGCGGCGGCCGAGCTCAAAGGCCCCACCGGTTTTGGCTGGCAGGGCTACGCCAGTGCGGCGGCGTATGCGCTGGCGAACAAAATCGCCCTTGACCAGGCGCTCACCTGGGTCAACCAGGCGGTCGCCATCGAACCCAATTTTACCGACCTCAATACAAAAGCGGGTGTGCTCAGGGCCATGGGCAAAACCCCCGATGCGGACGCAGCGATGCAGGACGCCCTCAAGCTCGGGAGCGAAAACGAACTCAACAACTACGGCTACCAGTTGCTCCAACAAAACCAGCAGGACCGGGCGATCGAGGTCTTTGTCCTCAATACCCAGCGCCATCCCACCAGCGCCAATGTCTTTGACAGCCTGGGCGAGGCGTATGCGCTAAAGGGCGACATGAAGAACGCCATCCTGAACTTTAAAAAGTCGCTGAGCATGAATCCGCCGGCGGCGACGAAGGCGAATTCGGAGAAGTATCTTAAACAGTTGGGGGCCATGTAG
- a CDS encoding RagB/SusD family nutrient uptake outer membrane protein, whose protein sequence is MRPFKLIIALVLFCSCEKNFLQMPISNTTTVDSVFSTTVKAEGAIANAYYDCLSQGIPYTNFWNAMVQENLDGGMNYGWAWTISEGIVLNGLAAANTSEDMDGYSQNFVYIRQAWLVKENIDEVKDMSAADKATVKGEMLGLLAYRYEQMMIMYGGVPIIDHALLPTDSLTIGRAPLQRVLDSVVSWCDQAIPVLPSVWPTQWTGRLTKTAAMAIKAKALLYAARPLFNSATPYLDMGGNNNLICFGAADPTRWQTALTASEAEITEATGAGGLQVINTGNPLDDYGTATGVPSNPEVILAWKNIDNVLFDGGNWANLPMNAFYNDRVWEAQGNVLTTNMLENYYKADGTNQTWPSLGTVTAFTDYTTRMNQMEPRFQVTFQPWEQDSKANPGDVNWTNAATFGGQGFGCARVVKFYYKASGRAWFEFPIFRLASAYLSSAEAYNELGQSANALSRLNVIHERAGLPAVTTTNQDSLRTIIQREWQVEFYDEQYRLHDIKFWKLPNIGNGIIGGPIRTFAFNNGGSVTETGNKNYNDNVLYTAFWAPKQYLNPFPTSEINKGYLIQNPGY, encoded by the coding sequence ATGAGACCATTCAAACTTATCATAGCGCTCGTGCTTTTTTGTAGCTGCGAGAAGAATTTCCTCCAAATGCCCATTTCCAATACCACCACCGTGGACTCGGTTTTTTCCACCACGGTCAAGGCGGAAGGGGCGATTGCCAACGCTTATTATGACTGTCTGTCCCAGGGCATTCCCTACACCAACTTCTGGAACGCCATGGTCCAGGAAAACCTGGACGGCGGCATGAACTACGGCTGGGCCTGGACGATCTCCGAGGGGATCGTGCTCAATGGGCTGGCCGCCGCCAACACCTCCGAGGACATGGACGGTTATTCGCAAAACTTTGTGTACATCCGCCAGGCCTGGCTGGTCAAGGAGAACATCGACGAGGTCAAAGACATGTCCGCTGCCGACAAGGCAACGGTCAAAGGAGAGATGCTGGGCCTGCTCGCCTACCGGTATGAACAAATGATGATCATGTACGGGGGCGTACCCATCATCGACCACGCGCTTTTACCCACGGACTCGCTGACGATCGGCCGGGCGCCCTTGCAGCGCGTCCTGGACTCCGTCGTGTCCTGGTGTGACCAGGCGATCCCCGTCCTCCCCTCCGTTTGGCCCACCCAATGGACGGGCAGGCTGACAAAAACGGCGGCCATGGCGATCAAGGCCAAAGCATTGTTGTACGCCGCGCGTCCCTTGTTTAACTCGGCAACGCCCTACCTTGACATGGGCGGCAACAACAACCTCATCTGTTTTGGCGCGGCCGATCCTACACGCTGGCAAACAGCTCTGACCGCCAGCGAAGCGGAGATCACCGAGGCCACGGGCGCCGGCGGTTTGCAGGTCATCAACACGGGCAATCCCCTGGACGACTATGGCACCGCCACCGGCGTGCCCAGCAACCCGGAAGTGATCCTCGCCTGGAAAAACATCGACAACGTCCTTTTTGACGGCGGCAACTGGGCCAACCTCCCGATGAACGCCTTTTACAACGACCGGGTGTGGGAAGCGCAGGGCAACGTGCTGACCACGAACATGCTGGAGAATTATTACAAGGCCGACGGCACCAACCAGACCTGGCCTTCGCTGGGTACGGTGACTGCCTTTACCGACTATACCACCCGCATGAACCAGATGGAACCCCGCTTCCAGGTAACCTTTCAGCCCTGGGAACAGGACTCGAAAGCCAACCCCGGGGACGTCAACTGGACAAACGCCGCCACCTTTGGCGGACAGGGTTTTGGTTGCGCACGCGTCGTCAAGTTTTACTATAAGGCGAGCGGCCGTGCCTGGTTCGAGTTCCCCATTTTCCGCCTGGCATCGGCCTACCTGAGCTCCGCGGAAGCCTATAACGAACTGGGGCAGTCTGCCAACGCGCTGTCACGACTGAACGTCATCCACGAGCGCGCGGGCTTGCCCGCCGTTACTACGACGAACCAGGACTCGCTCCGGACCATCATCCAGCGCGAATGGCAGGTGGAATTCTATGACGAACAATACCGCCTCCACGACATCAAGTTCTGGAAGTTACCCAATATCGGCAACGGCATCATCGGCGGTCCGATCCGCACCTTTGCCTTTAACAACGGCGGGTCCGTCACGGAAACGGGGAACAAAAACTACAACGACAATGTCTTGTATACCGCCTTCTGGGCGCCCAAACAATATTTGAATCCCTTCCCCACCAGCGAGATCAACAAGGGGTATTTGATACAAAACCCCGGCTACTAA
- a CDS encoding formylglycine-generating enzyme family protein translates to MGFPRSKWLLVTFVATAVSAQAQRFVLVPAGRYQVGKEGSLRNPLRTVTIDSFRIAIYETTNRAFAAFVKATGYVTDAEKHHNAMVFRPGLAEFRWIQDSTACWRWPNGRSRGGIDHKMNHPVTSISFRDVQAYCAWAHVRLPTLEEWEIACRAGTTTDYFFGSDDRKIGEYANVWHGHDHLKADYTDGYMYTSPVGRFKPNPWGLYDMYGNVFEFCTGKLSPKESNSLAHARGGSWWCSAASCHSFNSYDIGQVNVHASFSNQGFRVVRQ, encoded by the coding sequence ATGGGCTTCCCAAGAAGTAAATGGCTGCTGGTCACGTTCGTTGCAACCGCCGTTTCGGCGCAAGCGCAGCGCTTCGTCCTTGTCCCCGCCGGCCGCTACCAGGTCGGCAAAGAAGGCAGCCTCCGCAACCCCTTGCGGACCGTCACCATCGACAGTTTCCGCATCGCCATATACGAAACGACGAACCGCGCGTTCGCGGCCTTTGTAAAGGCCACGGGTTACGTCACCGACGCCGAAAAGCACCACAACGCCATGGTTTTCCGGCCGGGGCTGGCGGAATTCCGCTGGATACAGGACAGCACGGCCTGCTGGCGCTGGCCCAACGGCCGCAGCCGGGGCGGGATCGACCACAAGATGAATCATCCTGTGACCAGCATCAGTTTCCGGGACGTACAAGCGTATTGCGCGTGGGCACACGTCCGCCTGCCCACCCTCGAAGAGTGGGAGATCGCGTGCCGGGCGGGCACGACCACCGACTACTTCTTTGGAAGCGACGATCGGAAGATCGGCGAATACGCCAACGTCTGGCATGGGCACGACCACCTCAAGGCGGATTATACGGACGGGTACATGTACACGTCCCCGGTTGGGCGCTTCAAACCCAATCCCTGGGGGTTGTACGATATGTACGGGAACGTCTTTGAATTCTGCACGGGCAAGTTGTCGCCCAAAGAGTCCAACAGCCTCGCCCACGCCCGCGGCGGTTCGTGGTGGTGCAGTGCAGCCTCGTGTCACTCCTTCAATTCGTACGACATCGGCCAGGTCAATGTGCACGCGTCTTTTAGCAATCAGGGGTTCCGCGTGGTGCGCCAGTAG
- a CDS encoding hybrid sensor histidine kinase/response regulator transcription factor, whose amino-acid sequence MRFWPLLFLSLRLAADPTVPVQHLGIERGLSNNSVRCIFQDHLGFMWFGTYDGLSRYDGYEFTVFRNKLNDGGSLPYNYIYAIDEDPQGNIWVGTGQGIGIYNPATGKFSTAAYYAYKSRERWLVNFNVTALKIDKTGDVFIGTNGWGLHVRRAGEDAAHQLPFAERTGYYVPSIVIDPAERVWVFVQGAGLCRYEKGALQLVSAGLKSVNCMTADEDGNLWMGTLNGVYRYTIATGAIEHVNVQMSSTNVCCVAMDHERKLWIGTEGGGMDILDTRTNTMEFLLPGEGKYNLTSESVYAIYQDKESRYWIGTLKGGVDLLDGQQNRFRTVSHDPLNPNSLINNFVSAFFEDGDHRLWIGTDGGGMSIWDRAKNKFTNYHRANGGLSNNSITSICEDRQHAVWVGTFGGGVNRFDPATGRCTHYACINDQTEEENKNVWVVYEDRDGNLWASTFENGRLYRLDRAKNRFVVFDQAYNDLISLSEDRKGTLWGGNSRELFKIDKSGRQHTTYDIGKPIRALYEDHKGRFWLGTEGGGLLLFDRDSGKVVTQYADADGLCNNSVLNILEDDHGFLWLSTFNGLSRFDPGHKVFKNFYQGDGLQSNQFLYSAALRLQTGELAFGGIKGFNIFYPDSIRPRNYMPPLRITGLRVDNQPYTGALRIPYNKAVLSFDFAALEYSAPANVSYAYLLEGWDKTWNYTRNVRTANYTNLSEGSYRLRIRSTNAEGVWNPEETTLDIRVLPPWYRSVWAYILYALLAATLVYFYRRYRLRQAQLEKEKEINEKRLSFFTSISHEFRTPLTLIINPLKDILHQDKGENQEIRLVFRNARRLLSLVDQLLLFRKAESGADRLKIGKVHIQELCREVYLAFLQKARAEQIDYTFDGGDTDPEVYVDREKMEIVFYNLLSNALKYTPPGGRVHFRLFETADTVDITVSDTGKGVPPGTGDKLFEKFYQASGHATGFGIGLYLVKQFVKSHGGKVSYESAPGAGTTFAVSLRKGKRHFGAEPVFEMGGDKPVILEELAGEGDPEGEDTGPLAGGSRRAGPDPAGSGGRAGAGQAAGEAPAGALGPRPVGTSILIIDDNDSMRQYVAQIFADRYTVYQAANGEEGLELARLRQPDIVITDIMMQPVSGIELCKTLKDDLALGHIPVILLTGSPSQETELQGMEGGADDYVTKPFDKEILLARVAGLLKNRNNLQRYFYNEVTLQRNNLKISEEDKAFIDRCIRVVQDHIDDDDFMIKTLAQEMGMSHSGLYKRIKAVSGQSVNGFIRFIRLRRVAELLINTDKNVSEAALEAGFNDLKYFREQFSKLFGMMPSEYVRKFRPPFSKNLNFNR is encoded by the coding sequence ATGCGTTTTTGGCCCCTTTTGTTTTTGAGTCTCCGTCTGGCGGCGGACCCTACTGTGCCGGTGCAACACCTCGGGATCGAAAGGGGGTTGTCGAACAACTCGGTGCGGTGCATTTTCCAGGACCACCTGGGTTTCATGTGGTTTGGGACGTATGACGGTTTGAGCCGGTATGACGGGTACGAATTCACGGTGTTCCGTAACAAGTTGAACGACGGGGGTTCCCTTCCTTACAATTATATCTATGCCATCGACGAGGACCCGCAGGGGAACATCTGGGTCGGCACGGGCCAGGGGATCGGTATCTACAACCCCGCCACGGGGAAGTTCAGCACCGCGGCCTATTACGCCTATAAGAGCCGCGAGCGCTGGCTGGTCAATTTCAATGTAACGGCGCTGAAGATCGATAAAACGGGGGACGTCTTTATCGGGACCAATGGCTGGGGCCTGCACGTGCGGCGGGCGGGCGAGGACGCGGCGCACCAGTTGCCGTTTGCGGAACGGACCGGCTATTATGTTCCGTCGATCGTCATCGACCCGGCGGAGCGCGTGTGGGTATTTGTCCAGGGAGCAGGGCTTTGCCGGTATGAAAAGGGCGCGCTGCAACTCGTGAGCGCCGGTTTGAAGTCGGTCAATTGCATGACGGCGGACGAAGACGGAAACCTGTGGATGGGGACGCTGAACGGCGTATACCGGTACACGATCGCTACCGGCGCGATCGAACACGTGAATGTACAGATGAGCTCGACCAACGTCTGTTGCGTGGCGATGGACCACGAGCGCAAATTGTGGATCGGCACCGAGGGCGGCGGCATGGACATCCTCGACACCCGTACGAATACCATGGAGTTCCTCTTGCCGGGCGAAGGGAAGTATAACCTGACGAGCGAGTCGGTGTACGCGATTTACCAGGATAAGGAGTCGCGGTATTGGATCGGCACACTGAAAGGCGGGGTCGACCTGTTGGACGGGCAGCAAAACCGTTTCCGGACGGTGAGCCACGACCCGCTCAACCCGAACAGCCTCATCAATAATTTCGTGTCGGCCTTCTTTGAAGACGGGGACCATCGTTTGTGGATTGGGACCGACGGTGGGGGGATGAGCATTTGGGATAGGGCGAAAAACAAATTCACCAACTACCATCGCGCAAACGGCGGTCTCAGCAACAATTCAATCACCTCTATCTGCGAGGACCGGCAGCACGCGGTCTGGGTGGGTACGTTCGGGGGCGGCGTCAACCGGTTTGACCCTGCCACGGGACGGTGTACGCACTACGCGTGTATCAACGACCAGACGGAGGAGGAAAATAAAAACGTCTGGGTGGTGTATGAGGACCGGGATGGCAACCTTTGGGCGTCGACTTTTGAGAACGGGCGGTTGTACCGGCTCGACCGGGCGAAGAACCGCTTCGTGGTGTTCGACCAGGCCTACAACGACCTGATTTCTCTCAGTGAGGACCGGAAGGGGACGCTATGGGGCGGCAACTCGCGCGAACTTTTCAAGATAGACAAGTCGGGCCGGCAGCACACGACCTACGACATAGGCAAACCCATCCGGGCGTTGTACGAGGACCATAAGGGCCGGTTTTGGCTGGGCACCGAGGGGGGCGGTTTGTTGCTGTTCGACCGGGACTCGGGAAAGGTGGTCACACAATACGCCGACGCCGACGGGCTTTGTAACAATTCGGTGCTGAATATCCTGGAAGACGACCATGGCTTCCTGTGGTTGTCGACCTTTAACGGGTTGTCGCGTTTCGACCCCGGCCATAAAGTCTTTAAGAATTTCTACCAGGGAGACGGGCTGCAAAGCAACCAGTTCCTGTACAGCGCGGCCCTGCGGCTGCAAACGGGGGAGCTCGCCTTCGGGGGGATCAAGGGGTTTAATATTTTCTACCCGGACTCGATCCGGCCAAGGAACTATATGCCCCCGCTCCGGATCACGGGGCTTCGGGTCGACAACCAGCCGTATACAGGTGCGTTACGCATTCCATATAATAAGGCGGTCTTGTCGTTCGACTTTGCCGCCCTGGAATATTCCGCCCCGGCCAATGTCTCTTATGCCTACCTCCTGGAGGGCTGGGACAAAACCTGGAACTATACCCGGAACGTGCGCACGGCCAACTATACCAACCTCAGCGAGGGAAGCTACCGGTTACGGATACGGTCCACCAATGCCGAAGGCGTTTGGAACCCAGAGGAAACCACCCTCGACATCCGGGTCCTGCCGCCTTGGTACCGCAGCGTCTGGGCCTATATCCTGTACGCGTTGCTGGCGGCAACGCTGGTGTATTTTTACCGCCGGTACCGGTTGCGACAGGCGCAGTTGGAAAAGGAAAAGGAGATCAATGAAAAACGCCTTTCTTTTTTTACCAGTATTTCGCACGAGTTCCGGACACCCCTCACGCTGATCATCAACCCGCTCAAGGACATTCTTCACCAGGATAAGGGGGAAAACCAGGAAATCCGGCTGGTGTTCCGGAACGCCCGACGGTTGCTTAGCCTGGTGGATCAGTTGTTGCTTTTCCGTAAGGCAGAAAGCGGCGCGGACCGGCTAAAGATCGGTAAGGTCCACATCCAGGAACTTTGCCGCGAGGTCTACCTCGCCTTCCTGCAAAAGGCCCGGGCGGAACAGATCGACTATACCTTTGACGGGGGCGACACCGACCCGGAGGTCTATGTCGACCGGGAAAAGATGGAGATCGTGTTCTACAACCTGCTTTCCAACGCCTTAAAATATACACCCCCCGGCGGCCGCGTCCACTTCCGGCTTTTTGAAACGGCGGACACCGTCGACATAACGGTCTCGGACACCGGCAAAGGCGTCCCGCCCGGCACCGGCGACAAGCTGTTCGAAAAGTTCTACCAGGCCAGCGGACATGCCACGGGCTTCGGTATCGGGCTTTACCTGGTCAAACAATTTGTCAAGAGCCACGGGGGGAAGGTCTCTTACGAGAGTGCGCCCGGCGCGGGGACTACGTTTGCCGTGAGCCTTCGGAAGGGGAAGCGCCACTTCGGCGCGGAGCCTGTGTTTGAGATGGGCGGCGATAAACCGGTGATCCTGGAGGAGCTCGCCGGGGAAGGCGACCCGGAGGGCGAGGACACTGGACCGTTGGCGGGCGGCTCCCGGCGCGCGGGGCCCGACCCGGCAGGCAGCGGTGGGCGCGCGGGCGCGGGGCAGGCGGCGGGCGAAGCCCCAGCCGGGGCCCTCGGCCCCCGCCCGGTGGGCACCTCCATCCTGATCATCGACGACAACGACTCCATGCGCCAATACGTCGCGCAAATCTTCGCGGACCGGTATACAGTCTACCAGGCCGCGAACGGCGAAGAGGGCCTGGAACTCGCACGCCTTCGCCAGCCCGACATCGTCATCACGGACATCATGATGCAACCGGTGTCGGGGATCGAGCTGTGCAAAACCTTGAAGGACGACCTGGCGCTGGGGCATATCCCGGTGATCCTCCTGACGGGGAGCCCCTCCCAGGAAACGGAGCTCCAGGGGATGGAGGGGGGCGCGGACGACTATGTGACGAAGCCCTTTGATAAGGAGATACTGCTGGCGCGGGTGGCGGGGTTGCTCAAGAACCGGAACAACCTGCAGCGGTACTTTTATAATGAAGTCACGCTGCAGCGGAACAACCTGAAGATTTCGGAGGAGGATAAAGCATTTATCGACCGGTGTATCCGGGTGGTCCAGGACCATATCGACGACGACGACTTTATGATAAAGACCCTGGCCCAGGAAATGGGGATGAGCCATTCGGGTCTCTATAAAAGAATCAAGGCGGTCTCGGGGCAGTCGGTGAACGGCTTTATCCGGTTTATCCGGCTGAGGCGGGTGGCGGAGCTGTTGATCAATACGGACAAAAATGTGAGCGAGGCAGCGCTCGAAGCAGGGTTCAACGACCTGAAGTATTTCAGGGAACAATTCTCCAAACTTTTTGGGATGATGCCCAGTGAGTATGTCAGGAAATTCAGGCCTCCTTTTTCCAAGAACCTGAACTTCAATAGGTAA
- a CDS encoding SusC/RagA family TonB-linked outer membrane protein produces MKLLLIVSRTRGVRWHLLLLFLLLILSATAQERLTVHGTVRGRNDSPLQGATVRVAGTQLARVTDSLGEFSLAVDPGALLQISYVGYTAVVVKVKGPGVYNIALKEKPDTNEVVIIGYGKQKLPTVTGAVSSIAGHELVQTPVSNISNMLVGRTSGISAVQASGEPGQNAATIRIRGIATLNGQDPLIVIDGIQQPAEQPYVILNAMDANEIESISILKDASATAVYGIRGANGVVIITTKRGRQNKPQFSVSANQGFTHATSLFQTLDSYHFALLRNEAIANAQAAGDQSFNALIFTQDQLWKFQNNRDYTPDEVNAMTFLTPAQKTALMNSPALYYTSHNYYQDQFGATGLQGQYNMNVSGGTSKVRYFTSLGYFQQNGILSNATYGGADNNPTFQRYNFRSNFDIDVARNFLLSVNIGGQSSINKVPGTDANPGDIGNRYQAIIQNILENSPFSGPGIVDGKLVTGFLGTPGASTNPIGLQGGTGYTPLAQLLTGGSATVYTTTLNTAFTLKHTMNYLAKGLDAHFTVAYDDSYNKGFVRINSIPTYSAMRDPSNPANILYVGGQLSPTTTYDNQGNGAWRKIYLEAAINYNHTFGDHTVSGLVLGNAQRYTANGQADNTPSGLMGLVGRVTYNYKERYLIEGDLGINGTENFAPANRFGYFPAVSAGWIASKESWFPKTDVLTWLKFRGSYGEVGNDQIGGRRYLYLPNTWTTGASGYFFGNSNGSANNPYYSGASESTIGNPNVTWERAKKTNYSADLKFDKNKLSLTGSIFQERRVDILVTSGIIPANYGVSSSAAPPINSGRVTNKGFELEAGWEDQIGKVSYFIKGNYSYARNKIDYMAEAPYPYPWMDQTGYAIGQYKGLLTDGFYNTPEQLANRPYNKFGNQARLGDLRFKDVNGDGVIDDQDEVPIGYPNIPEIAYNLSVGFSFKGFDVSALFIGTAKGSFPQYGYILSTPFAKNVGEVLQSAYDGHWTEQKYQSGQKISYPEISLSGGGPNNAVLSDFWLKSNDFRRLKNMEVGYTFSRSTSLLKRTNIKGVRVYANGNNLATWGSHLIKGIDPEMADTGKNYMGYLYPLTKTYNIGVNVQF; encoded by the coding sequence ATGAAACTACTGCTTATCGTTTCGCGGACGCGCGGCGTCCGATGGCACCTCTTGCTGCTATTTTTACTCCTAATCTTATCGGCTACAGCCCAGGAACGCCTGACCGTACACGGCACGGTCAGGGGCCGGAATGACAGTCCCCTGCAGGGAGCGACGGTGCGGGTCGCCGGTACCCAGCTTGCCAGGGTCACCGACAGCCTGGGTGAATTCTCCCTGGCGGTCGACCCGGGGGCGCTCCTGCAAATTTCCTATGTGGGGTACACCGCCGTCGTGGTCAAGGTAAAAGGACCGGGGGTGTATAACATCGCCCTAAAGGAAAAACCCGACACCAACGAGGTCGTGATCATCGGTTACGGAAAGCAAAAGCTTCCGACGGTAACCGGGGCCGTGAGTTCGATCGCGGGGCACGAACTGGTCCAGACACCGGTGTCGAACATCAGCAACATGCTGGTGGGCCGGACGTCGGGGATCAGCGCCGTACAGGCGAGCGGTGAACCGGGTCAGAACGCGGCCACGATCCGCATCCGCGGGATCGCTACCCTGAACGGCCAGGACCCGCTGATCGTCATCGACGGGATCCAGCAACCGGCGGAACAGCCTTATGTGATCCTGAACGCGATGGACGCAAACGAAATCGAGAGCATCAGCATCCTCAAGGACGCGTCGGCCACGGCGGTCTACGGGATCCGGGGGGCGAACGGGGTCGTCATCATCACGACCAAAAGGGGACGTCAAAACAAACCCCAGTTCAGCGTCTCGGCGAACCAGGGTTTTACCCACGCCACCTCGCTTTTCCAGACGCTCGACTCCTATCACTTCGCGCTGCTGAGGAACGAGGCGATCGCCAATGCCCAGGCGGCGGGGGACCAGTCGTTCAACGCGCTGATCTTCACCCAGGATCAATTATGGAAGTTCCAAAACAACCGGGACTATACGCCCGACGAGGTGAACGCCATGACGTTCCTGACACCGGCGCAAAAAACGGCGCTGATGAACAGCCCGGCCTTGTATTATACAAGCCACAACTATTACCAGGACCAGTTCGGGGCGACGGGTTTGCAGGGACAATACAATATGAACGTCTCGGGCGGGACCAGCAAGGTCCGGTATTTTACGTCCCTTGGCTACTTCCAGCAAAACGGGATCCTGTCCAACGCCACGTATGGCGGTGCGGACAACAACCCGACCTTCCAGCGGTATAACTTCCGGTCCAACTTCGACATCGACGTGGCACGGAATTTCCTGCTGAGCGTCAATATCGGCGGGCAGTCTTCGATCAACAAGGTGCCGGGCACCGACGCCAATCCCGGCGATATAGGGAACCGTTACCAGGCGATCATCCAGAATATCCTGGAGAACAGCCCCTTTAGCGGACCGGGGATCGTGGACGGAAAACTCGTGACCGGGTTCCTGGGCACACCGGGCGCGTCCACCAATCCCATCGGTTTGCAGGGCGGTACCGGGTACACGCCCCTGGCGCAATTGCTGACCGGCGGGAGCGCCACCGTGTACACGACGACCCTTAATACAGCCTTTACGCTCAAACACACGATGAACTACCTGGCGAAGGGGTTGGACGCGCACTTTACCGTGGCGTACGACGACTCTTACAACAAGGGCTTCGTGCGCATCAACAGCATCCCAACCTACAGCGCGATGCGCGATCCTTCGAACCCGGCCAATATTCTTTACGTGGGCGGTCAGTTGAGCCCCACGACGACCTATGATAATCAAGGCAACGGCGCCTGGCGGAAGATCTACCTGGAGGCCGCGATCAATTACAACCATACTTTTGGCGACCATACCGTGTCGGGCCTTGTGTTGGGGAACGCCCAGCGGTATACGGCCAACGGCCAGGCCGACAACACGCCCTCCGGGCTGATGGGGCTGGTCGGCCGCGTGACCTACAATTACAAGGAGCGTTACCTGATCGAGGGCGACCTTGGAATAAACGGGACCGAAAACTTTGCCCCGGCCAACCGGTTTGGGTATTTCCCAGCGGTGTCCGCGGGCTGGATCGCCTCGAAGGAATCCTGGTTCCCGAAAACCGACGTCCTGACCTGGTTGAAATTCCGGGGTTCGTACGGGGAAGTCGGGAACGACCAGATCGGCGGACGCCGGTACCTCTACCTACCGAATACCTGGACCACGGGTGCGTCGGGCTATTTCTTCGGGAACAGCAACGGGAGCGCCAACAACCCTTACTACTCCGGCGCCTCGGAATCCACCATCGGGAACCCGAACGTGACCTGGGAAAGGGCTAAAAAGACCAACTATTCCGCGGACCTGAAGTTTGACAAAAACAAGCTATCCCTCACCGGCTCTATCTTTCAAGAGCGCCGCGTAGACATTCTCGTCACCTCCGGTATCATCCCCGCCAACTACGGGGTAAGCTCCAGCGCCGCGCCGCCCATCAACTCCGGCCGCGTGACCAACAAAGGCTTCGAGCTGGAAGCGGGTTGGGAAGACCAGATCGGTAAGGTATCCTATTTTATCAAGGGGAACTACTCGTATGCCCGGAACAAGATCGATTATATGGCGGAGGCCCCCTACCCTTATCCCTGGATGGACCAGACGGGTTATGCGATCGGTCAATACAAGGGGCTGCTGACGGACGGGTTTTACAACACCCCGGAACAACTGGCCAACCGCCCATACAACAAATTCGGCAACCAGGCCCGCTTAGGCGACCTGCGGTTTAAGGATGTCAACGGGGACGGTGTGATCGACGACCAGGACGAAGTGCCCATCGGTTACCCGAACATCCCGGAAATTGCCTATAACCTGTCGGTGGGTTTCTCCTTCAAAGGATTTGACGTATCGGCCTTGTTTATCGGCACCGCCAAGGGTTCCTTCCCGCAGTACGGATATATCCTGAGTACCCCCTTTGCCAAAAACGTGGGCGAGGTACTCCAAAGCGCGTATGACGGTCACTGGACGGAACAGAAATACCAGTCGGGTCAGAAGATTTCCTACCCGGAGATTTCCCTGAGCGGGGGCGGTCCGAACAACGCGGTCCTGAGTGACTTCTGGCTGAAGTCAAACGACTTCAGACGGCTGAAGAACATGGAGGTCGGGTATACCTTTTCCAGGAGCACGTCTTTACTCAAACGCACGAACATCAAGGGCGTTCGGGTATACGCCAACGGGAACAACCTGGCGACCTGGGGTTCCCACCTGATCAAGGGGATCGACCCGGAGATGGCCGACACCGGCAAGAACTATATGGGTTATCTCTACCCGCTCACCAAGACCTACAACATCGGCGTGAATGTTCAATTTTAA